In a single window of the Callithrix jacchus isolate 240 chromosome 1, calJac240_pri, whole genome shotgun sequence genome:
- the PIGO gene encoding GPI ethanolamine phosphate transferase 3, catalytic subunit isoform X3: MGDDTWKDLFPGAFSKAFFFPSFNVRDLDTVDNGILEHLYPTMDSGEWDVLIAHFLGVDHCGHKHGPHHPEMAKKLSQMDQVIQGLVEHLENDTLLVVAGDHGMTTNGDHGGDSELEVSAALFLYSPTALFPSTPPEEPEVIPQVSLVPTLALLLGLPIPFGNIGEVMTEVFSGGEDSQPLSSALAQASALHLNAQQVSRFLHTYSAATENLQAKKLHQLQKLFSKASADYQWLLQRPKGAEATLPTVIAELQQFLRGARAMCIESWARFSLVRMAGGAALLAVACFICLMASQWAISPGFPFCPLLLIPVAWGLVGAAVYAVLLGTIELKLDLVLLGAVAAVSSFLPFLWKAWAGWGSKRPLATLFPIPRPVLLFLLIRLAVFFSDSFVVAEARATPFLLGSFILLLVVQLHWEGQLLPPKLLTMPRLGTSATTNSPRHNGAYALRLGVGLLLCTRLAGLFHRCPEETPVCNSSPWLSPLASMVGGRAKNLWYGACVAALVALLAAVRLWLRRYGNLKSPEPPMLFVRWGLPLMALGTAAYWALASGADEMPPRLQALVSGASVVLPRAVVGLAASGLALLLWKPVTVLVKAGAGAPRTRTVLTPFSGPPSSQADLDYVVPQIYRHMQEEFRGRLERTRSQGPLTVAAYQLGSVYSAAVVTALTLLAFPLLLLHAERISLVFLLLFVQSFLLLHLLAAGIPVTTSGPFTVPWQAVSAWALMATQTFYSTGHQPVFPAIHWHAAFVGFPEGHGSCTWLPALLVGANTFASHLLFAVGCPLLLLWPFLCESQGLRKRQQPPGNEAEARVRPEEEEPLMEMRLRDAPHHFYAALLQLGLKYLFILGVQILACALAASILRRHLMVWKVFAPKFIFEAVGFIVSSVGLLLGIALVMRVDGAVSSWFRQLFLAQQR; encoded by the exons ATGGGAGATGATACCTGGAAAGACCTTTTCCCTGGAGCTTTCTCCAAAGCTTTCTTCTTCCCATCCTTCAATGTCAGAGACCTTGACACAGTGGACAATGGCATCCTGGAACACCTCTACCCCACCA TGGACAGTGGTGAATGGGACGTGCTGATTGCTCACTTCCTGGGTGTGGACCACTGTGGCCATAAGCATGGCCCTCACCACCCTGAAATGGCCAAGAAACTTAGCCAGATGGACCAGGTGATACA GGGACTTGTGGAGCATCTGGAGAATGACACACTGCTAGTAGTGGCTGGGGACCACGGGATGACCACGAATGGAGACCATGGAGGGGACAGTGAGCTGGAGGTCTCAGCTGCACTCTTTCTGTACAGCCCCACAGCACTCTTCCCCAGCACCCCACCAGAG GAGCCAGAGGTGATTCCTCAAGTTAGCCTTGTGCCCACACTGGCCTTGCTGCTGGGCCTGCCTATCCCATTTGGGAACATCGGGGAAGTGATGACTGAGGTATTCTCAGGGGGTGAGGACTCCCAGCCCCTCTCCTCTGCTTTAGCCCAAGCCTCAGCTCTCCATCTCAATGCTCAGCAG GTGTCCAGATTTCTTCATACATACTCAGCTGCTACTGAGAACCTTCAAGCTAAGAAGCTTCATCAGCTACAGAAACTCTTCTCCAAGGCCTCTGCTGACTACCAGTGGCTTCTGCAGAGGCCCAAAGGGGCTGAGGCGACACTGCCGACTGTGATTGCTGAACTGCAGCAGTTCCTGCGGGGAGCTCGGGCCATGTGCATCGAGTCTTGGGCTCGTTTCTCTCTGGTCCGCATGGCAGGGGGTGCTGCTCTCTTGGCTGTTGCCTGCTTTATCTGCCTGATGGCATCCCAGTGGGCAATATCCCCAGGCTTCCCATTCTGCCCTCTACTCCTGATACCTGTGGCCTGGGGCCTGGTTGGGGCCGCAGTGTATGCTGTACTCCTGGGAACTATTGAGCTGAAGCTAGATCTAGTGCTTCTAGGAGCTGTGGCTGCAGTAAGCTCATTCCTGCCCTTTCTGTGGAAAGCCTGGGCTGGCTGGGGGTCCAAGAGGCCCCTGGCAACCCTCTTTCCCATCCCTAGGCCCGTCCTATTATTCCTGCTCATTCGCTTGGCTGTGTTCTTCTCTGATAGTTTTGTTGTAGCTGAGGCCAGGGCCACCCCCTTCCTTTTGGGCTCATTCATCCTGCTACTGGTTGTCCAGCTTCACTGGGAGGGCCAGCTCCTTCCACCTAAGCTGCTAACAATGCCCCGCCTTGGCACTTCAGCCACAACAAACTCCCCACGGCACAATGGTGCATATGCCCTGAGGCTCGGAGTTGGGTTGCTTTTATGTACAAGGCTAGCTGGGCTTTTTCATCGTTGCCCTGAAGAGACACCTGTTTGCAACTCCTCTCCCTGGCTGAGTCCTCTGGCGTCCATGGTGGGTGGTCGAGCCAAGAATTTGTGGTATGGAGCTTGTGTGGCAGCGCTGGTGGCCCTGTTAGCTGCTGTGCGCTTGTGGCTTCGCCGCTATGGTAATCTCAAGAGCCCTGAGCCGCCCATGCTCTTTGTGCGCTGGGGACTGCCCCTGATGGCATTGGGTACTGCTGCCTACTGGGCATTGGCGTCGGGGGCAGATGAGATGCCCCCCCGTCTCCAGGCCCTGGTCTCTGGGGCATCTGTGGTGCTGCCTCGGGCTGTAGTAGGGCTGGCTGCTTCAGGGCTCGCGCTGCTGCTCTGGAAGCCTGTGACGGTGCTGGTGAAGGCTGGGGCAGGCGCTCCAAGGACCAGGACTGTCCTCACTCCCTTCTCAGGCCCCCCCAGTTCTCAAGCTGACCTGGATTATGTGGTCCCTCAAATCTACCGACACATGCAGGAGGAGTTCCGGGGCCGGCTAGAGAGGACCAGATCTCAGGGTCCCCTGACTGTGGCTGCTTATCAGTTGGGGAGTGTCTACTCAGCTGCAGTGGTCACAGCCCTCACCCTGTTGGCCTTTCCACTTCTGCTGTTACATGCGGAGCGCATCAGTCTTGTGTTCCTGCTTCTGTTTGTGCAGAGCTTCCTTCTCCTACATCTGCTTGCTGCCGGGATACCCGTCACCACCTCTG GTCCTTTTACTGTGCCATGGCAGGCAGTCTCGGCTTGGGCCCTCATGGCCACACAGACCTTCTACTCCACAGGCCACCAGCCTGTCTTTCCGGCCATCCATTGGCATGCAGCCTTCGTGGGATTCCCAGAGGGTCATGGCTCCTGTACTTGGCTGCCTGCTTTGCTGGTGGGAGCCAACACCTTTGCCTCCCACCTCCTCTTTGCAG TAGGTTGCCCactgctcctgctctggcctttCCTGTGTGAGAGTCAAGGGTTGCGGAAGAGACAGCAGCCCCCAGGGAATGAAGCTGAAGCCAGAGTCAGACCCGAGGAGGAGGAGCCACTGATGGAGATGCGGCTCCGGGATGCGCCTCACCACTTCTATGCAGCACTGCTGCAGCTGGGCCTCAAGTACCTCTTTATCCTTGGTGTTCAG ATTCTGGCCTGTGCCTTGGCAGCCTCCATCCTCCGCAGGCATCTCATGGTCTGGAAAGTGTTTGCCCCTAA GTTCATTTTTGAGGCTGTGGGCTTCATTGTGAGCAGCGTGGGACTTCTCCTGGGCATAGCTTTGGTGATGAGAGTTGATGGTGCTGTGAGCTCCTGGTTTAGGCAGCTATTTCTGGCCCAGCAGAGGTAG
- the PIGO gene encoding GPI ethanolamine phosphate transferase 3, catalytic subunit isoform X2, producing MQKASVLLFLAWVCFLFYTGITLFTSGFLLTRLELTNHSSCQEPPGPGSLPPGSQGKPGACWMASRFSRVVLVLIDALRFDFAQPQHSHAPGEPPVSLPFLGKLSSLKRILEIQPHHARLYRSQVDPPTTTMQRLKALTTGSLPTFIDAGSNFASHAIVEDNLIKQLTSAGRRVVFMGDDTWKDLFPGAFSKAFFFPSFNVRDLDTVDNGILEHLYPTMDSGEWDVLIAHFLGVDHCGHKHGPHHPEMAKKLSQMDQVIQGLVEHLENDTLLVVAGDHGMTTNGDHGGDSELEVSAALFLYSPTALFPSTPPEEPEVIPQVSLVPTLALLLGLPIPFGNIGEVMTEVFSGGEDSQPLSSALAQASALHLNAQQVSRFLHTYSAATENLQAKKLHQLQKLFSKASADYQWLLQRPKGAEATLPTVIAELQQFLRGARAMCIESWARFSLVRMAGGAALLAVACFICLMASQWAISPGFPFCPLLLIPVAWGLVGAAVYAVLLGTIELKLDLVLLGAVAAVSSFLPFLWKAWAGWGSKRPLATLFPIPRPVLLFLLIRLAVFFSDSFVVAEARATPFLLGSFILLLVVQLHWEGQLLPPKLLTMPRLGTSATTNSPRHNGAYALRLGVGLLLCTRLAGLFHRCPEETPVCNSSPWLSPLASMVGGRAKNLWYGACVAALVALLAAVRLWLRRYGNLKSPEPPMLFVRWGLPLMALGTAAYWALASGADEMPPRLQALVSGASVVLPRAVVGLAASGLALLLWKPVTVLVKAGAGAPRTRTVLTPFSGPPSSQADLDYVVPQIYRHMQEEFRGRLERTRSQGPLTVAAYQLGSVYSAAVVTALTLLAFPLLLLHAERISLVFLLLFVQSFLLLHLLAAGIPVTTSGPFTVPWQAVSAWALMATQTFYSTGHQPVFPAIHWHAAFVGFPEGHGSCTWLPALLVGANTFASHLLFADSGLCLGSLHPPQASHGLESVCP from the exons ATGCAGAAAGCCTCAGTGCTGCTCTTCCTGGCCTGGGTCTGCTTCCTCTTCTACACCGGCATTACCCTCTTCACCAGTGGCTTCCTGCTCACCCGTTTGGAGCTCACCAACCATAGCAGCTGCCAAGAGCCTCCAGGCCCTGGGTCCCTGCCACCGGGGAGCCAAGGGAAACCTGGGGCCTGCTGGATGGCTTCCCGATTTTCACGGGTTGTGTTGGTGCTAATAGATGCTCTGCGATTTGACTTCGCCCAGCCCCAGCACTCACATGCACCTGGAGAGCCTCCTGTCTCCCTACCCTTCCTGGGCAAATTAAGCTCCTTGAAGAGGATCCTGGAGATTCagccccaccatgcccggctctacCGATCTCAGGTTGACCCGCCTACCACCACCATGCAGCGCCTCAAGGCCCTCACCACTGGCTCACTGCCTACCTTTATTGATGCTGGTAGTAACTTCGCCAGCCACGCCATAGTGGAAGACAATCTCATTAAGCAGCTCACCAGTGCAG GAAGGCGTGTAGTCTTTATGGGAGATGATACCTGGAAAGACCTTTTCCCTGGAGCTTTCTCCAAAGCTTTCTTCTTCCCATCCTTCAATGTCAGAGACCTTGACACAGTGGACAATGGCATCCTGGAACACCTCTACCCCACCA TGGACAGTGGTGAATGGGACGTGCTGATTGCTCACTTCCTGGGTGTGGACCACTGTGGCCATAAGCATGGCCCTCACCACCCTGAAATGGCCAAGAAACTTAGCCAGATGGACCAGGTGATACA GGGACTTGTGGAGCATCTGGAGAATGACACACTGCTAGTAGTGGCTGGGGACCACGGGATGACCACGAATGGAGACCATGGAGGGGACAGTGAGCTGGAGGTCTCAGCTGCACTCTTTCTGTACAGCCCCACAGCACTCTTCCCCAGCACCCCACCAGAG GAGCCAGAGGTGATTCCTCAAGTTAGCCTTGTGCCCACACTGGCCTTGCTGCTGGGCCTGCCTATCCCATTTGGGAACATCGGGGAAGTGATGACTGAGGTATTCTCAGGGGGTGAGGACTCCCAGCCCCTCTCCTCTGCTTTAGCCCAAGCCTCAGCTCTCCATCTCAATGCTCAGCAG GTGTCCAGATTTCTTCATACATACTCAGCTGCTACTGAGAACCTTCAAGCTAAGAAGCTTCATCAGCTACAGAAACTCTTCTCCAAGGCCTCTGCTGACTACCAGTGGCTTCTGCAGAGGCCCAAAGGGGCTGAGGCGACACTGCCGACTGTGATTGCTGAACTGCAGCAGTTCCTGCGGGGAGCTCGGGCCATGTGCATCGAGTCTTGGGCTCGTTTCTCTCTGGTCCGCATGGCAGGGGGTGCTGCTCTCTTGGCTGTTGCCTGCTTTATCTGCCTGATGGCATCCCAGTGGGCAATATCCCCAGGCTTCCCATTCTGCCCTCTACTCCTGATACCTGTGGCCTGGGGCCTGGTTGGGGCCGCAGTGTATGCTGTACTCCTGGGAACTATTGAGCTGAAGCTAGATCTAGTGCTTCTAGGAGCTGTGGCTGCAGTAAGCTCATTCCTGCCCTTTCTGTGGAAAGCCTGGGCTGGCTGGGGGTCCAAGAGGCCCCTGGCAACCCTCTTTCCCATCCCTAGGCCCGTCCTATTATTCCTGCTCATTCGCTTGGCTGTGTTCTTCTCTGATAGTTTTGTTGTAGCTGAGGCCAGGGCCACCCCCTTCCTTTTGGGCTCATTCATCCTGCTACTGGTTGTCCAGCTTCACTGGGAGGGCCAGCTCCTTCCACCTAAGCTGCTAACAATGCCCCGCCTTGGCACTTCAGCCACAACAAACTCCCCACGGCACAATGGTGCATATGCCCTGAGGCTCGGAGTTGGGTTGCTTTTATGTACAAGGCTAGCTGGGCTTTTTCATCGTTGCCCTGAAGAGACACCTGTTTGCAACTCCTCTCCCTGGCTGAGTCCTCTGGCGTCCATGGTGGGTGGTCGAGCCAAGAATTTGTGGTATGGAGCTTGTGTGGCAGCGCTGGTGGCCCTGTTAGCTGCTGTGCGCTTGTGGCTTCGCCGCTATGGTAATCTCAAGAGCCCTGAGCCGCCCATGCTCTTTGTGCGCTGGGGACTGCCCCTGATGGCATTGGGTACTGCTGCCTACTGGGCATTGGCGTCGGGGGCAGATGAGATGCCCCCCCGTCTCCAGGCCCTGGTCTCTGGGGCATCTGTGGTGCTGCCTCGGGCTGTAGTAGGGCTGGCTGCTTCAGGGCTCGCGCTGCTGCTCTGGAAGCCTGTGACGGTGCTGGTGAAGGCTGGGGCAGGCGCTCCAAGGACCAGGACTGTCCTCACTCCCTTCTCAGGCCCCCCCAGTTCTCAAGCTGACCTGGATTATGTGGTCCCTCAAATCTACCGACACATGCAGGAGGAGTTCCGGGGCCGGCTAGAGAGGACCAGATCTCAGGGTCCCCTGACTGTGGCTGCTTATCAGTTGGGGAGTGTCTACTCAGCTGCAGTGGTCACAGCCCTCACCCTGTTGGCCTTTCCACTTCTGCTGTTACATGCGGAGCGCATCAGTCTTGTGTTCCTGCTTCTGTTTGTGCAGAGCTTCCTTCTCCTACATCTGCTTGCTGCCGGGATACCCGTCACCACCTCTG GTCCTTTTACTGTGCCATGGCAGGCAGTCTCGGCTTGGGCCCTCATGGCCACACAGACCTTCTACTCCACAGGCCACCAGCCTGTCTTTCCGGCCATCCATTGGCATGCAGCCTTCGTGGGATTCCCAGAGGGTCATGGCTCCTGTACTTGGCTGCCTGCTTTGCTGGTGGGAGCCAACACCTTTGCCTCCCACCTCCTCTTTGCAG ATTCTGGCCTGTGCCTTGGCAGCCTCCATCCTCCGCAGGCATCTCATGGTCTGGAAAGTGTTTGCCCCTAA
- the PIGO gene encoding GPI ethanolamine phosphate transferase 3, catalytic subunit isoform X1, with the protein MQKASVLLFLAWVCFLFYTGITLFTSGFLLTRLELTNHSSCQEPPGPGSLPPGSQGKPGACWMASRFSRVVLVLIDALRFDFAQPQHSHAPGEPPVSLPFLGKLSSLKRILEIQPHHARLYRSQVDPPTTTMQRLKALTTGSLPTFIDAGSNFASHAIVEDNLIKQLTSAGRRVVFMGDDTWKDLFPGAFSKAFFFPSFNVRDLDTVDNGILEHLYPTMDSGEWDVLIAHFLGVDHCGHKHGPHHPEMAKKLSQMDQVIQGLVEHLENDTLLVVAGDHGMTTNGDHGGDSELEVSAALFLYSPTALFPSTPPEEPEVIPQVSLVPTLALLLGLPIPFGNIGEVMTEVFSGGEDSQPLSSALAQASALHLNAQQVSRFLHTYSAATENLQAKKLHQLQKLFSKASADYQWLLQRPKGAEATLPTVIAELQQFLRGARAMCIESWARFSLVRMAGGAALLAVACFICLMASQWAISPGFPFCPLLLIPVAWGLVGAAVYAVLLGTIELKLDLVLLGAVAAVSSFLPFLWKAWAGWGSKRPLATLFPIPRPVLLFLLIRLAVFFSDSFVVAEARATPFLLGSFILLLVVQLHWEGQLLPPKLLTMPRLGTSATTNSPRHNGAYALRLGVGLLLCTRLAGLFHRCPEETPVCNSSPWLSPLASMVGGRAKNLWYGACVAALVALLAAVRLWLRRYGNLKSPEPPMLFVRWGLPLMALGTAAYWALASGADEMPPRLQALVSGASVVLPRAVVGLAASGLALLLWKPVTVLVKAGAGAPRTRTVLTPFSGPPSSQADLDYVVPQIYRHMQEEFRGRLERTRSQGPLTVAAYQLGSVYSAAVVTALTLLAFPLLLLHAERISLVFLLLFVQSFLLLHLLAAGIPVTTSGPFTVPWQAVSAWALMATQTFYSTGHQPVFPAIHWHAAFVGFPEGHGSCTWLPALLVGANTFASHLLFAVGCPLLLLWPFLCESQGLRKRQQPPGNEAEARVRPEEEEPLMEMRLRDAPHHFYAALLQLGLKYLFILGVQILACALAASILRRHLMVWKVFAPKFIFEAVGFIVSSVGLLLGIALVMRVDGAVSSWFRQLFLAQQR; encoded by the exons ATGCAGAAAGCCTCAGTGCTGCTCTTCCTGGCCTGGGTCTGCTTCCTCTTCTACACCGGCATTACCCTCTTCACCAGTGGCTTCCTGCTCACCCGTTTGGAGCTCACCAACCATAGCAGCTGCCAAGAGCCTCCAGGCCCTGGGTCCCTGCCACCGGGGAGCCAAGGGAAACCTGGGGCCTGCTGGATGGCTTCCCGATTTTCACGGGTTGTGTTGGTGCTAATAGATGCTCTGCGATTTGACTTCGCCCAGCCCCAGCACTCACATGCACCTGGAGAGCCTCCTGTCTCCCTACCCTTCCTGGGCAAATTAAGCTCCTTGAAGAGGATCCTGGAGATTCagccccaccatgcccggctctacCGATCTCAGGTTGACCCGCCTACCACCACCATGCAGCGCCTCAAGGCCCTCACCACTGGCTCACTGCCTACCTTTATTGATGCTGGTAGTAACTTCGCCAGCCACGCCATAGTGGAAGACAATCTCATTAAGCAGCTCACCAGTGCAG GAAGGCGTGTAGTCTTTATGGGAGATGATACCTGGAAAGACCTTTTCCCTGGAGCTTTCTCCAAAGCTTTCTTCTTCCCATCCTTCAATGTCAGAGACCTTGACACAGTGGACAATGGCATCCTGGAACACCTCTACCCCACCA TGGACAGTGGTGAATGGGACGTGCTGATTGCTCACTTCCTGGGTGTGGACCACTGTGGCCATAAGCATGGCCCTCACCACCCTGAAATGGCCAAGAAACTTAGCCAGATGGACCAGGTGATACA GGGACTTGTGGAGCATCTGGAGAATGACACACTGCTAGTAGTGGCTGGGGACCACGGGATGACCACGAATGGAGACCATGGAGGGGACAGTGAGCTGGAGGTCTCAGCTGCACTCTTTCTGTACAGCCCCACAGCACTCTTCCCCAGCACCCCACCAGAG GAGCCAGAGGTGATTCCTCAAGTTAGCCTTGTGCCCACACTGGCCTTGCTGCTGGGCCTGCCTATCCCATTTGGGAACATCGGGGAAGTGATGACTGAGGTATTCTCAGGGGGTGAGGACTCCCAGCCCCTCTCCTCTGCTTTAGCCCAAGCCTCAGCTCTCCATCTCAATGCTCAGCAG GTGTCCAGATTTCTTCATACATACTCAGCTGCTACTGAGAACCTTCAAGCTAAGAAGCTTCATCAGCTACAGAAACTCTTCTCCAAGGCCTCTGCTGACTACCAGTGGCTTCTGCAGAGGCCCAAAGGGGCTGAGGCGACACTGCCGACTGTGATTGCTGAACTGCAGCAGTTCCTGCGGGGAGCTCGGGCCATGTGCATCGAGTCTTGGGCTCGTTTCTCTCTGGTCCGCATGGCAGGGGGTGCTGCTCTCTTGGCTGTTGCCTGCTTTATCTGCCTGATGGCATCCCAGTGGGCAATATCCCCAGGCTTCCCATTCTGCCCTCTACTCCTGATACCTGTGGCCTGGGGCCTGGTTGGGGCCGCAGTGTATGCTGTACTCCTGGGAACTATTGAGCTGAAGCTAGATCTAGTGCTTCTAGGAGCTGTGGCTGCAGTAAGCTCATTCCTGCCCTTTCTGTGGAAAGCCTGGGCTGGCTGGGGGTCCAAGAGGCCCCTGGCAACCCTCTTTCCCATCCCTAGGCCCGTCCTATTATTCCTGCTCATTCGCTTGGCTGTGTTCTTCTCTGATAGTTTTGTTGTAGCTGAGGCCAGGGCCACCCCCTTCCTTTTGGGCTCATTCATCCTGCTACTGGTTGTCCAGCTTCACTGGGAGGGCCAGCTCCTTCCACCTAAGCTGCTAACAATGCCCCGCCTTGGCACTTCAGCCACAACAAACTCCCCACGGCACAATGGTGCATATGCCCTGAGGCTCGGAGTTGGGTTGCTTTTATGTACAAGGCTAGCTGGGCTTTTTCATCGTTGCCCTGAAGAGACACCTGTTTGCAACTCCTCTCCCTGGCTGAGTCCTCTGGCGTCCATGGTGGGTGGTCGAGCCAAGAATTTGTGGTATGGAGCTTGTGTGGCAGCGCTGGTGGCCCTGTTAGCTGCTGTGCGCTTGTGGCTTCGCCGCTATGGTAATCTCAAGAGCCCTGAGCCGCCCATGCTCTTTGTGCGCTGGGGACTGCCCCTGATGGCATTGGGTACTGCTGCCTACTGGGCATTGGCGTCGGGGGCAGATGAGATGCCCCCCCGTCTCCAGGCCCTGGTCTCTGGGGCATCTGTGGTGCTGCCTCGGGCTGTAGTAGGGCTGGCTGCTTCAGGGCTCGCGCTGCTGCTCTGGAAGCCTGTGACGGTGCTGGTGAAGGCTGGGGCAGGCGCTCCAAGGACCAGGACTGTCCTCACTCCCTTCTCAGGCCCCCCCAGTTCTCAAGCTGACCTGGATTATGTGGTCCCTCAAATCTACCGACACATGCAGGAGGAGTTCCGGGGCCGGCTAGAGAGGACCAGATCTCAGGGTCCCCTGACTGTGGCTGCTTATCAGTTGGGGAGTGTCTACTCAGCTGCAGTGGTCACAGCCCTCACCCTGTTGGCCTTTCCACTTCTGCTGTTACATGCGGAGCGCATCAGTCTTGTGTTCCTGCTTCTGTTTGTGCAGAGCTTCCTTCTCCTACATCTGCTTGCTGCCGGGATACCCGTCACCACCTCTG GTCCTTTTACTGTGCCATGGCAGGCAGTCTCGGCTTGGGCCCTCATGGCCACACAGACCTTCTACTCCACAGGCCACCAGCCTGTCTTTCCGGCCATCCATTGGCATGCAGCCTTCGTGGGATTCCCAGAGGGTCATGGCTCCTGTACTTGGCTGCCTGCTTTGCTGGTGGGAGCCAACACCTTTGCCTCCCACCTCCTCTTTGCAG TAGGTTGCCCactgctcctgctctggcctttCCTGTGTGAGAGTCAAGGGTTGCGGAAGAGACAGCAGCCCCCAGGGAATGAAGCTGAAGCCAGAGTCAGACCCGAGGAGGAGGAGCCACTGATGGAGATGCGGCTCCGGGATGCGCCTCACCACTTCTATGCAGCACTGCTGCAGCTGGGCCTCAAGTACCTCTTTATCCTTGGTGTTCAG ATTCTGGCCTGTGCCTTGGCAGCCTCCATCCTCCGCAGGCATCTCATGGTCTGGAAAGTGTTTGCCCCTAA GTTCATTTTTGAGGCTGTGGGCTTCATTGTGAGCAGCGTGGGACTTCTCCTGGGCATAGCTTTGGTGATGAGAGTTGATGGTGCTGTGAGCTCCTGGTTTAGGCAGCTATTTCTGGCCCAGCAGAGGTAG